In Alphaproteobacteria bacterium, the following proteins share a genomic window:
- a CDS encoding helix-turn-helix transcriptional regulator: MNLPLGRAPGVDQQASLVRAFLEDIRELGYAAFDAFCVDPQTLDDPVRDGNWAIASYDFGLIRDYVASGMAALCPALVEAGRSLRPYDYVALLEAHAHNASARWQKRLLWLFGVRHAWIVPMSSVGYLKGVTVYMAGRGKAAEDRFHATRDQVHLRAIHFFAELEATAPTVPDEATGAALQAGPLSAREAECLRWAGEGKTNAEIAIILAISENTVRYHFKNIFGKLGATSRAQAVSLFGLRRG, translated from the coding sequence ATGAACTTGCCGCTGGGGCGTGCGCCCGGCGTCGACCAGCAGGCCTCGCTCGTGCGGGCGTTCCTGGAGGACATCCGGGAGTTGGGCTATGCGGCCTTCGATGCGTTCTGCGTCGACCCGCAGACGCTGGACGACCCGGTGCGCGACGGCAACTGGGCGATCGCCAGCTACGATTTCGGGCTGATCCGCGACTATGTCGCGTCCGGCATGGCCGCGCTGTGCCCGGCGCTGGTCGAGGCCGGGCGCAGCCTCAGGCCCTATGACTATGTGGCGCTGCTGGAGGCGCATGCCCACAATGCCTCGGCCCGCTGGCAGAAGCGCCTGCTGTGGCTGTTCGGCGTGCGCCACGCCTGGATCGTGCCGATGAGCTCGGTCGGCTACCTGAAGGGCGTCACCGTCTACATGGCCGGGCGCGGCAAGGCCGCCGAGGACCGGTTCCACGCCACCCGCGACCAGGTGCACCTGCGGGCGATCCACTTCTTCGCCGAGCTGGAGGCGACCGCGCCGACGGTTCCCGACGAGGCGACCGGCGCGGCGTTGCAGGCCGGGCCGCTGAGCGCGCGCGAGGCGGAATGCCTGCGCTGGGCGGGCGAGGGCAAGACCAACGCCGAGATCGCCATCATCCTGGCGATCTCCGAGAACACCGTGCGCTATCACTTCAAGAACATCTTCGGCAAGCTCGGCGCCACCTCCCGCGCCCAGGCGGTCAGCCTGTTCGGTCTTCGCCGGGGCTGA